In one Neobacillus sp. WH10 genomic region, the following are encoded:
- a CDS encoding VOC family protein produces the protein MKLGAFSVSLNVKDIQLSKSFYEKLGFQVFGGDITQNWLIMKNENCIIGLFQSMFEKNILTFNPGWNENAENLESFTDIRELQKQLKEKGITMLAEADESTEGPAFFTIEDPDGNQILVDQHR, from the coding sequence ATGAAACTTGGTGCGTTTTCTGTAAGTTTAAATGTAAAAGACATTCAACTATCAAAATCATTTTATGAAAAACTTGGATTTCAAGTCTTTGGAGGTGATATTACCCAAAATTGGCTTATTATGAAGAACGAAAATTGCATTATTGGGCTATTTCAATCGATGTTTGAAAAGAACATTTTAACTTTTAATCCAGGCTGGAATGAAAATGCTGAGAATCTCGAATCGTTTACGGACATTCGGGAACTACAAAAACAACTTAAAGAAAAAGGAATTACAATGCTAGCTGAAGCAGATGAGTCAACTGAAGGACCAGCATTTTTTACAATTGAAGACCCAGATGGTAATCAGATTCTTGTAGATCAACACAGATAG
- a CDS encoding YwbE family protein translates to MDGQNRKDVIPGLMVDIVLKADQKTGKLTRGIVKDILTKSSTHPHGIKVRLTDGKIGRVQKIHAE, encoded by the coding sequence ATGGATGGCCAAAATCGAAAAGATGTAATACCAGGGCTGATGGTTGATATTGTATTAAAAGCCGATCAAAAAACGGGAAAGCTCACACGAGGCATTGTTAAAGATATTCTTACCAAATCAAGCACCCATCCTCATGGAATCAAAGTCAGGCTAACGGATGGAAAGATAGGACGCGTTCAAAAAATTCATGCTGAATAA
- a CDS encoding nuclease-related domain-containing protein, which yields MFIVFFLLGMFFFLFPKYLQFKGTNYQKASGNTFLRTLFNTGNYGEYLTFSKLEKLPGHYRLMTNLYLPKKDGSTTEVDLIMLHETGLYVFESKNFSGWIFGDEKNKHWMQTFPNKRKEKFFNPIWQNKAHINALKTVLGTEYDRFFKSYIIFSERCTLKKINVTSSNEKVMKRNNLITTIKKEISNSEKLLTRQDMDQLFFKLNKYTHADSSVKDAHVRQIQLKK from the coding sequence ATGTTTATAGTGTTTTTTCTACTGGGAATGTTTTTCTTCTTATTTCCAAAATATTTGCAATTTAAAGGGACAAATTATCAAAAAGCGAGCGGTAATACATTTTTAAGGACATTATTTAATACTGGAAATTATGGTGAATACTTGACCTTTTCAAAGCTGGAAAAGCTGCCAGGGCATTACCGGCTTATGACGAATTTATATTTGCCCAAAAAAGATGGTTCCACGACGGAAGTAGATTTAATCATGCTTCACGAAACAGGTTTGTATGTATTTGAATCGAAGAACTTTAGCGGTTGGATATTTGGCGATGAAAAAAATAAACACTGGATGCAAACATTTCCAAATAAACGGAAAGAGAAGTTTTTTAATCCAATCTGGCAAAATAAAGCTCATATTAATGCTCTAAAAACTGTATTGGGGACAGAATATGATAGATTTTTTAAATCCTATATCATTTTTAGTGAGAGGTGTACCTTAAAGAAGATAAACGTTACTTCTTCCAATGAGAAAGTAATGAAAAGAAATAATTTAATAACCACGATCAAGAAAGAAATCAGTAATAGTGAGAAATTGCTGACACGTCAAGATATGGATCAATTGTTTTTCAAATTAAACAAATATACTCATGCCGATTCTTCAGTTAAAGATGCACATGTTAGGCAGATTCAACTGAAGAAATAG
- a CDS encoding uracil-DNA glycosylase, producing the protein MMDFINELKSYYSDQAVFNPWRDYSKQLDIGPDAPKIRTNHLQRFLEPRISDARYIFVAEALGFQGGHFSGIPMTSERIVIGNHSEVDYHYVFKGKAGSRTSNPITHYPGFKKSWGKEGISEQTATIVWKTILENHIDPYEIILWNIFPFHPYRDERGLLSNRPPKSKELELGVYFFNRLLNHCPKNIKVICIGKHSKKTLDQHGIKNLHITHPANGRAPAFKEGCRKIFSINDRLFK; encoded by the coding sequence ATGATGGATTTTATTAATGAATTAAAGTCATATTATTCTGATCAAGCAGTATTTAATCCATGGAGGGATTATTCCAAACAACTAGACATTGGACCTGATGCACCAAAGATTAGGACAAACCATCTTCAACGCTTTTTGGAACCCAGGATATCCGATGCTCGCTATATTTTTGTTGCTGAAGCATTAGGATTTCAAGGTGGCCACTTTTCTGGAATTCCGATGACCTCAGAAAGAATAGTTATAGGAAATCACTCAGAAGTTGACTATCATTATGTTTTTAAGGGAAAGGCAGGAAGTAGGACTAGCAATCCTATTACACATTATCCAGGGTTTAAAAAATCATGGGGAAAAGAGGGGATAAGCGAACAGACAGCAACAATTGTTTGGAAAACCATCCTTGAGAATCACATAGATCCATACGAGATTATTTTGTGGAATATTTTCCCTTTTCATCCGTATAGGGATGAAAGAGGATTACTGAGTAATCGACCTCCTAAATCCAAGGAGTTGGAATTAGGAGTATATTTTTTTAATAGACTTTTAAATCATTGTCCGAAAAATATTAAAGTAATTTGTATTGGGAAGCATTCGAAAAAAACGCTAGACCAGCACGGAATAAAGAATCTTCATATTACTCATCCTGCCAACGGTAGAGCTCCCGCATTTAAAGAAGGATGCAGAAAAATATTTTCAATTAATGACAGATTATTTAAATAA